From the Candidatus Poribacteria bacterium genome, the window AGATCCTCATTGATTAAAAAACTTTTCAAGTGTTTGTAATTTCGGAGGTTTTGTGAACACAGATACAATTATCAATACCACAGACGAAACAGCGACCAGAATCGCAGCAGGCATAATCCCGATACCACCGACACTATACCCGGGTGTCTGCCAGTTTTGGAGAAAGAAATAGAGCCATAACAGAATTACACTCAGGATTGCGGCGAACACACCGTGCTTTGTGCTACGCTGCCAGAACAACGCCGCAACGACAATCGGAAAGAGACCCGCAAACCCGGTGAACGACCAAACAGCAAGCCTAAAAATACTCGGTGTCGCGATGAGCGAGATGAGATAGGTAACAAAAAGCACGCCGCTCACAAATAACCGTCCTACCCACACCCGTTGCCGCTCCGAAAACGCCTCTCGGCGGTAATGTCCGACAATATCGTGCGTGAACATACTCCCGATAGCGAGCGATTGCGAATCCAACGACGACATAATCGCCGCGAAGACCCCTGCGCCCAAAAACCCAGCTAAAACCCCGGGGGCGTGTATATGGATCATCTGAATTAGCACATTGTTCGCTTGGGCGCCTTGCAAACCTGGGACATCTACGTTTCCGAGTATTCCGAGCAATACACTCGGAATCCATACAACCGCAATACACAACGGATACAAAATGATCGCATACCGGAATGTCCCGACATCCTTCGCCGTTAGGAAATGTGAAAAGATATGTGGAAACATGCCGACACAGAGTGGAACACAGAGATAGGTCAAAAGTTCCAACGGCTTGATATGCTCCGCCTGCATCAATAAACCCGTGTCCACCTTAGCGATAGCATTTGAAAACCCGCCCATCCGATGCGTGATGACGAAAAAGGTGATGCCTCCGAGGACCATGAAAACGAGCGTTTGGAACGTGTTCACCCACGCAGTGCCTCGCATACCGCTGTAAGTAACATAACACAACACGACTGCACATATGAGTAAGCCACCGAGCCATTGTGGAATTTGACCCTCTGTGAGTGTCGCTAAGGTTCCGCCACCGCCCATCACACCGATCAACAGATACGGGATGAGCAGCAACACAAACACGATGAAGAGGAGCAGCCCTAAACCATCGGATTCCCACCGATCGCGGAAGTATTGGACCTGTGTTACATAGCCAAACCGCTTTCCAAGTCGCCACAGACGCGTCCCAATAAAGAGGAACACACACGGCACAACTATCGCCGAGGAAGAAGCCATCAGTGCAAAAACACCGATACCCCTATGGTAGGCTTCACCCGACGCACCGAGGATTGAGAACGCCGTCATGTTCGTGCCAAACAGCGTCATCAACAGGATAAACCAATTAATCGTCCGACTCGCAACAAAATAATCTTCTCCGGTATTTCGGAAAAGTTTATGGCTCAACGCACCGAGAACCAAGACCATCACGAGGTATATAGAAATGACTGCCAGGCTCATCGTTCACCCCAATCCCCTCGCGCTTTAACGAAAGCCGCCATCAGCAACGTTGCGACAACGCAGTATCCTATATGATAGAGCAACCCCACCGGCACCCCTAAAACAAGCTGCGGGGTTCCCCAAAACCAAAAATCGTTGTGAAGTAGGAATAAAAGCACGAGTAAACAGTATAATAACCATCTAATCGGACGTTTCATAAGTTGCCCCCTTTGTTCGCCAATTATAGTAGAAAACGGCAATACTTGCGAGGATTACTATCCCATGAATCCATATAAATTGTAGACCCGTCGGGGCGAAAAAGAGAATGAATGCCGCAACAAACAGAATACATCGCGCCCAAAGCGATAATTTGTTAAAGATATACCCCGCGATAGCAGTTGCCAAGATAACCGTCCCGATGAGCGTCAGTGAAAAATTCAGGAAAACTGTCCATAACCCCGGTGTCCCACCACTCTCACTGAGCCAGAGCAGTGCAGGTCTCAAAACAAAGGCGTAAGGCAGCGCAAAACCGACGAGCGCGAACCTGAACGCCGCGAATCCCGTCGCCATGATCCCTGAACCCGCGATGGCAGACGCAGCATACGCCGCCAATGCGACAGGTGGGGTCACCATCGACATCATCCCGAAATAGAAAATAAAAAAGTGCGCCGCAAGCGGAACGACTCCCAAGTCGAGTAGCACGGGCCCTACTAAGATCGCCATGAGCAGATAACAGACCGATGAAGGCAACCCCATCCCCAGAATAATCGTTGAAATCATGAGGAAGAACAGTGCCAACATCAGGTTCGTAGCCGCAAGCGGTAAGATCGCCGACGGCAACTTGCCACCGATGCCCGTCAGTGTCACCACGCCTAAGATGATACCGACACACGCGGCAGCCGCAATTAATGACACACCGCTCTGTGCTGCCCGTTCACAAGGCGATATTAAGAAGTTTATCCCTTTCCGTAAATCCGAAATACCAACGCCAACTTGTAGGGGCGCGGTCTCCTCACCCTCTGTAGAATGCCGTCCAAGGATTCGGCGGATTAAGAAGTCCAACAGGCTTATCGCGACGACTACCAACAGACTCCAACTCACCGCTCGGAACGCCGTAGCACCCATCAGCAGCACGCCAATAAGTGTAACAAACGCCGCGAGAAAGATCCCCCCTTGTAGCGTCAGCAGTTTTCCGTGCTTCTCATCTTTCACTTCTTCAGAACTGTGAAGGGGAATCTCCGGCGCATGCCTCCGACTTCTCGCAGCACTTTCGACAGCAAGTTTTCGGCTTGCAAGCTGCGCTGAAAAATGCACCATACATAGCATTCCGGTGTAGTATAGAACTGCTGGAAGCAGTGCCGCCTTGATAATCTCCAGATACGTGACAGCAGGCTCTACGATCTCCAGCATCATATACGCCGCTGCGCCCATAATCGGCGGAACCAACGCCCCACCAGAGCTCGCCGCGGCTTCAATTCCGCCTGCTATCGCTGGTTGAAACCCGGCGCGTCGCATCAAGGGAATCGTGAACGTTCCAGTTGTTGCCGTATTCGCTACAGCCGAACCCGACAGTGATCCCATCATGCCGCTACTCAGAACAGCGACCTTCGCAGGTGCTCCTGCGCTCGAACCGAACACGCGCCTCGCCAAATCCAAGACATAATTCGTCGCGCCTGTCCGCTCCAACAACGTCCCGAACAACACAAACAGAAAGACATACGTGAACATTACCCGCAGTGCGATGCCAAATGCCCCTTGACTGTGCAAAAACGTCTGACTCACGATGCGTTGAACGGAATAGCCGCGATGCGGGAACAGCCAATCCGGCATAAACTGTCCAAAGCCGGCATAGAGCAGAAATGCAAGAGAGAGCAGTGAGAGTGTTACCCCAATAGAACGGCGGGTCGCCTCCAAGATTAAGAGAAGTCCGAGCCCGCCGATGATGTAATCCAGTGATACCTCTGCCCCCGCCCGGTCCCCGAGGGACTTTCCATCCAACCAGAACGCCTGAAAAACCGGTTCCGTCTGAACAAAAACGTAGCCGAAACAGAGAATCACACTGCCTATGAGCAACGCATCCAAAAATTGGAAAGCACGGTTGCGCGCAAAACGGGGATGCATAGGGTATCTCAGAAATACCACTATTAAGCCCAGCATCGCGAAGAGTGCTAACTCCGATTGCGGTGTCAGTTGCGGATAGTTGACCTCGGCTAAGATAAAGAGGCACAGCAGCACCGAAACTGAAAGAAAGATGTAATTTTTCAATGCATTGAGCGAATTTGTTATCCGATAGGTGATCGATGAACTCCCACACAACTGTCTTAATTTTAGCAGGAACCGAAAGGAAAATCAAGAAAAAGGAAGGATTCATGCTGAGTTATTATGATAAGTACCGGTGTCCCCTTCAGTTTACCGTGTCTTTCGCGCTGTCCCCTTAAAAACGGCATAGAGATACCAGAATGCGGGGACCCACAGGACACCGCCCACACCCAATACAATCAGCAAGGGACGCAGCACTGCATCCGGGGCAGCAGTATTTGAAAAGGTTAAGTCCGGCGTGACGAGATACGGATACTGTGCCAATCCCCAACCGAAGACGATCAGCGTAATTGGCGAGGTTAGGAAACCTCGCCAGCAAAGCACGAGTAGGCATAGTGCGGTTCGGTGAAAGCCCCTACTGTATTTAAGCATGCCACGATTCGAGCCCAAGCAGCTTTTCCCCTAACGAGGTCAACTCGGCTGTCTTACCCTGGTAATGCTCTTTCTCTTTTGTCTCTCTTCCGAGGCCCGTTAGGCGTTCACGCCACCCTTCAATTCGGGACTCAGCATTGCCATTTTCTGGTGCTGGCGACATCGTGATGTATTGCGCCATTCGGGGACGCTCAGCGGAATTTGGGCTACTGCCGTGGGGCAATGCGCTATGCCAGATGACCAGGTCTCCGGCTTTCCCTGCGACCGGCACCGCCTCCGCTTGATAGTCTCGCACGACTTCTCGCGGATTCGCGTCATCAGGTAAGTCGCTCAACCAGTTTTCCAATTTCCGATGGAAACCCGGAATACAGGTGAAAGCGCCCTGATTCCCAGGAGTATCCGCTAGATACAAAACACCTTGCACCTTTAAGCGCACCGGCATATCGTCCAATGACATATCCCAATGCAAAAACGGACCCGTGAACGCATAATTTGGGCGTTCAGGTGGGTTCATACTCGCCCGATCAAAACTCACCCAGAGTTTCTCTGTTTCCCAAATCTCAGAGAACGCCTGATGCACGCGCGGATACTGACGGTTATCCCATAACGCTTGGTGTTGATAAATTTCCACCATAATGCTCCGACGCGGTGGATCGGGATACCAACTGTCGGGATCCTCGCGGTCCATTTCAAGAAAATCCCAGACCGCCTGTTCCGCCGCGCGGCAATTCTCAAATGGCACCGCCTCTGGCACAACAACGTAACCATTCTCTTCCCAAAATTCTAAGGCTTCTGCGTCAAAAACTGACATGATGCTCTCCTTATCAATTAATTTATCTCAAACGATTCTGCGAACAGAAAAAGGTCTTAACGACTTGAAGACGAATATAGTTTAAGAATAGCACAAAAGATTGCGAAAATCAACTCTTCAATTGATACACGCCCACTTTCCAGTTAGCACTACAAACGTAGGCAGCACATCTTGTATTTACGATTGAGGTGCCCAGGTCTGAAAAATTTTCTTGAAATCAATTGCGCCTTGTGCTAAAGTATGGATACTCTGACGCACAAAATTTAGCGAACACGGAGACGAA encodes:
- a CDS encoding TRAP transporter fused permease subunit, giving the protein MLKLRQLCGSSSITYRITNSLNALKNYIFLSVSVLLCLFILAEVNYPQLTPQSELALFAMLGLIVVFLRYPMHPRFARNRAFQFLDALLIGSVILCFGYVFVQTEPVFQAFWLDGKSLGDRAGAEVSLDYIIGGLGLLLILEATRRSIGVTLSLLSLAFLLYAGFGQFMPDWLFPHRGYSVQRIVSQTFLHSQGAFGIALRVMFTYVFLFVLFGTLLERTGATNYVLDLARRVFGSSAGAPAKVAVLSSGMMGSLSGSAVANTATTGTFTIPLMRRAGFQPAIAGGIEAAASSGGALVPPIMGAAAYMMLEIVEPAVTYLEIIKAALLPAVLYYTGMLCMVHFSAQLASRKLAVESAARSRRHAPEIPLHSSEEVKDEKHGKLLTLQGGIFLAAFVTLIGVLLMGATAFRAVSWSLLVVVAISLLDFLIRRILGRHSTEGEETAPLQVGVGISDLRKGINFLISPCERAAQSGVSLIAAAACVGIILGVVTLTGIGGKLPSAILPLAATNLMLALFFLMISTIILGMGLPSSVCYLLMAILVGPVLLDLGVVPLAAHFFIFYFGMMSMVTPPVALAAYAASAIAGSGIMATGFAAFRFALVGFALPYAFVLRPALLWLSESGGTPGLWTVFLNFSLTLIGTVILATAIAGYIFNKLSLWARCILFVAAFILFFAPTGLQFIWIHGIVILASIAVFYYNWRTKGATYETSD
- a CDS encoding phytanoyl-CoA dioxygenase family protein, whose product is MSVFDAEALEFWEENGYVVVPEAVPFENCRAAEQAVWDFLEMDREDPDSWYPDPPRRSIMVEIYQHQALWDNRQYPRVHQAFSEIWETEKLWVSFDRASMNPPERPNYAFTGPFLHWDMSLDDMPVRLKVQGVLYLADTPGNQGAFTCIPGFHRKLENWLSDLPDDANPREVVRDYQAEAVPVAGKAGDLVIWHSALPHGSSPNSAERPRMAQYITMSPAPENGNAESRIEGWRERLTGLGRETKEKEHYQGKTAELTSLGEKLLGLESWHA
- a CDS encoding cytochrome d ubiquinol oxidase subunit II; translation: MLKYSRGFHRTALCLLVLCWRGFLTSPITLIVFGWGLAQYPYLVTPDLTFSNTAAPDAVLRPLLIVLGVGGVLWVPAFWYLYAVFKGTARKTR
- a CDS encoding sodium:solute symporter family protein, producing MSLAVISIYLVMVLVLGALSHKLFRNTGEDYFVASRTINWFILLMTLFGTNMTAFSILGASGEAYHRGIGVFALMASSSAIVVPCVFLFIGTRLWRLGKRFGYVTQVQYFRDRWESDGLGLLLFIVFVLLLIPYLLIGVMGGGGTLATLTEGQIPQWLGGLLICAVVLCYVTYSGMRGTAWVNTFQTLVFMVLGGITFFVITHRMGGFSNAIAKVDTGLLMQAEHIKPLELLTYLCVPLCVGMFPHIFSHFLTAKDVGTFRYAIILYPLCIAVVWIPSVLLGILGNVDVPGLQGAQANNVLIQMIHIHAPGVLAGFLGAGVFAAIMSSLDSQSLAIGSMFTHDIVGHYRREAFSERQRVWVGRLFVSGVLFVTYLISLIATPSIFRLAVWSFTGFAGLFPIVVAALFWQRSTKHGVFAAILSVILLWLYFFLQNWQTPGYSVGGIGIMPAAILVAVSSVVLIIVSVFTKPPKLQTLEKFFNQ